A genomic stretch from Microtus pennsylvanicus isolate mMicPen1 chromosome 11, mMicPen1.hap1, whole genome shotgun sequence includes:
- the LOC142831529 gene encoding olfactory receptor 1f45-like isoform X2, with amino-acid sequence MSGSNQSSVSEFLLLGLSRQPQQQLLFLIFLIMYLATVLGNLLIILAIGTDSRLHTPMYFFLSNLSFVDVCFSSTTVPKVLAMHILRNQAISFSGCLMQIYFLCVFAVMDNFLLAVMAYDRYVAICHPLHYATKMTHQLCALLVLGSWVVASLNALLHTLLMVRLSFCADNTIPHFFCEVTLLLNLSCSDTHLNELMILFVAGLLMIAPFVCILISYILIACAILRVSSPRGRWKAFSTCSSHLAVVCLFYGTIISLYFNPSSSRSAGRDMAAAMMYTVVTPMLNPFIYSLRNKDMKGALGKAHTLSLYLRIRM; translated from the exons ATGAGCGGCAGCAACCAGTCGAGTGTCTCTGAGTTCCTCCTCCTGGGACTCTCCAGGCAGCCCCAACAGCAGCTCCTCTTCCTGATATTTCTCATCATGTACCTGGCCACTGTCCTTGGGAACCTGCTCATCATCCTGGCCATCGGCACAGACTCCCGCctgcacacccccatgtacttcttcctcagcaaCCTGTCCTTCGTGGATGTCTGCTTTTCCTCCACCACCGTTCCCAAGGTGCTGGCCATGCACATACTCAGGAATCAGGCCATTTCCTTCTCTGGGTGTCTCATGCAaatttatttcctctgtgtgtttgcTGTCATGGACAATTTCCTGCTGGctgtgatggcctatgaccggtatgtggccatctgccaccCCTTACACTACGCAACAAAGATGACCCATCAGCTCTGTGCCCTCCTTGTGTTAGGGTCATGGGTGGTAGCCAGCCTGAATGCTCTGTTGCACACCCTGCTCATGGTTCGGCTCTCATTCTGTGCAGACAACACCATCCCCCACTTTTTCTGTGAGGTGACTCTCCTTTTGAACCTCTCCTGCTCAGACACACACCTCAATGAGCTAATGATTCTTTTTGTCGCCGGGCTGTTAATGATAGCCCCATTTGTTTGTATCCTCATCTCTTACATCCTTATTGCTTGTGCTATCCTGAGAGTCTCATccccaagaggaagatggaaagccttctccacctgcagCTCCCACCTGGCTGTGGTCTGCCTCTTCTATGGCACCATTATATCCCTGTACTTCAACCCCTCCTCCTCTCGCTCAGCTGGGAGGGACATGGCAGCTGCCATGATGTACACGGTGGTGACCCCCATGCTGAACCCGttcatctacagcctgaggaacaaggaCATGAAAGGGGCTTTAGGGAAA GCCcacactctttctctctatctacggatcaggatgtag
- the LOC142831529 gene encoding olfactory receptor 1f45-like isoform X1: MSGSNQSSVSEFLLLGLSRQPQQQLLFLIFLIMYLATVLGNLLIILAIGTDSRLHTPMYFFLSNLSFVDVCFSSTTVPKVLAMHILRNQAISFSGCLMQIYFLCVFAVMDNFLLAVMAYDRYVAICHPLHYATKMTHQLCALLVLGSWVVASLNALLHTLLMVRLSFCADNTIPHFFCEVTLLLNLSCSDTHLNELMILFVAGLLMIAPFVCILISYILIACAILRVSSPRGRWKAFSTCSSHLAVVCLFYGTIISLYFNPSSSRSAGRDMAAAMMYTVVTPMLNPFIYSLRNKDMKGALGKVLTMKFSSSQ; the protein is encoded by the coding sequence ATGAGCGGCAGCAACCAGTCGAGTGTCTCTGAGTTCCTCCTCCTGGGACTCTCCAGGCAGCCCCAACAGCAGCTCCTCTTCCTGATATTTCTCATCATGTACCTGGCCACTGTCCTTGGGAACCTGCTCATCATCCTGGCCATCGGCACAGACTCCCGCctgcacacccccatgtacttcttcctcagcaaCCTGTCCTTCGTGGATGTCTGCTTTTCCTCCACCACCGTTCCCAAGGTGCTGGCCATGCACATACTCAGGAATCAGGCCATTTCCTTCTCTGGGTGTCTCATGCAaatttatttcctctgtgtgtttgcTGTCATGGACAATTTCCTGCTGGctgtgatggcctatgaccggtatgtggccatctgccaccCCTTACACTACGCAACAAAGATGACCCATCAGCTCTGTGCCCTCCTTGTGTTAGGGTCATGGGTGGTAGCCAGCCTGAATGCTCTGTTGCACACCCTGCTCATGGTTCGGCTCTCATTCTGTGCAGACAACACCATCCCCCACTTTTTCTGTGAGGTGACTCTCCTTTTGAACCTCTCCTGCTCAGACACACACCTCAATGAGCTAATGATTCTTTTTGTCGCCGGGCTGTTAATGATAGCCCCATTTGTTTGTATCCTCATCTCTTACATCCTTATTGCTTGTGCTATCCTGAGAGTCTCATccccaagaggaagatggaaagccttctccacctgcagCTCCCACCTGGCTGTGGTCTGCCTCTTCTATGGCACCATTATATCCCTGTACTTCAACCCCTCCTCCTCTCGCTCAGCTGGGAGGGACATGGCAGCTGCCATGATGTACACGGTGGTGACCCCCATGCTGAACCCGttcatctacagcctgaggaacaaggaCATGAAAGGGGCTTTAGGGAAAGTGCTTACCATGAAATTTTCATCTTCTCAGTAA
- the Znf200 gene encoding LOW QUALITY PROTEIN: zinc finger protein 200 (The sequence of the model RefSeq protein was modified relative to this genomic sequence to represent the inferred CDS: inserted 2 bases in 1 codon; deleted 1 base in 1 codon; substituted 3 bases at 3 genomic stop codons), translated as MDAVSCSWVSEQPPACQEERANTPIPQQKKLRSLLVTTENNSPLEDVSKYVDINITTLSQDEXTKTLSGCPAXGKQFPKSSSLISHQRIHTGEKPYDCSHCGKEFNHGTNLNKHKXIHTGEKPYSCSQCGRNFDQNLHQSRHEGIHVGEKIFXCPKWGKTFPQNEEFVLHLQNHEAERSYTLQQQQQQQQGSGRREIGQLSLSFSAPGAELGSGKGLPLPEKFHKESRTQTFYD; from the exons ATGGATGCAGTGAGTTGTTCTTGGGTTTCTGAGCAACCTCCAGCTTGCCAAGAAGAAAGAGCAAACACACCCATTCCACAGCAGAAGAAACTGAGAAGCCTTCTAGTTACAACTGAAAATAATTCTCCACTGGAAGATGTCTCAAAATATGTGGACATTAATATTACTACACTTTCTCAAGATGAGTAAACAAAGACATTGAGTGGGTGTCCTGC TGGGAAGCAGTTTCCCAAAAGTTCTTCTCTTATTTCCCACCAGAGGATTCACACTGGTGAGAAGCCCTATGACTGTAGCCACTGTGGAAAAGAATTCAATCATGGAACAAACCTTAATAAGCACAAATGAATCCATACAGGGGAGAAACCCTATTCCTGTTCTCAGTGTGGTAGAAACTTTGATCAGAATCTTCATCAGAGTCGCCATGAAGGAATTCATGTAGgggaaaaaatattttagtgtCCAAAATGGGGGAAAACCTTCCCCCAAAATGAAGAGTTTGTA CTTCATCTGCAGAATCATGAGGCTGAGAGATCATACAcattgcaacaacaacaacaacaacaacaaggaagtgggagaagggagaTTGGTCAGTTGTCACTCAGCTTCTCAGCCCCAGGAGCAGAGCTGGGATCAGGAAAGGGCCTGCCGCTGCCTGAAAAGTTTCACAAAGAATCAAGAACCCAAACATTTTATGATTGA